Proteins encoded together in one Oncorhynchus masou masou isolate Uvic2021 chromosome 3, UVic_Omas_1.1, whole genome shotgun sequence window:
- the ift57 gene encoding intraflagellar transport protein 57 homolog isoform X1, with protein sequence MVDDNRRGDDERGPGAAYQMFVVMEDLLDKLKLLDYEEEVLAKHNMKALSRHYFASSAYMPSNPGEQFFMFTIIASWLINAAGRPFEQPQEYDDPNATVSNILSQLRAFGGLVDFPPSKLKAGSGEHVCYVLDRLAEEALKERVFSWRRPNYPTEEMEEESVIEDDAELTLSKVEEEMTEEPDDCEEENVMDLEALKSRTNQSEARLSSKPDNILESNMDAAEWNLEVERVLPQLKVTIRTDHKDWRIHVDQMHQHKDGIKSSLKEAKGYLDKLQEEIGKTLEKVGSREKYINNQLEHLIQDYRSAQSKLSEARECYQQGSGGVTERTRVLAEITEELEKVKQEMEEKGSSMSDGAPVVKIKQSLTKLKQEIVQMDIRIGVVEHTLLQAKLKEKSNMTRDMHATNIPESAIGAY encoded by the exons atggtagatgacAATAGACGAGGGGACGATGAACGGGGTCCTGGAGCAGCATATCAAATGTTCGTGGTTATGGAGGACCTGCTGGACAAATTGAAGCTTCTGGATTATGAAGAGGAAGTTCTGGCAAAGCACAACATGAAAGCTCTATCCAG GCATTACTTTGCATCCAGTGCCTACATGCCATCAAATCCAGGGGAGCAATTCTTCATGTTTACCATAATTGCGTCTTGGCTCATCAATGCAGCAGGGAGACCCTTCGAGCAGCCTCAGGAGTATGACGACCCCAACGCCACTGTGTCCAACATTCTCTCACAGTTGAGAGCTTTT GGAGGACTGGTAGACTTTCCTCCCTCCAAACTAAAAGCTGGTTCAGGGGAACATGTTTGCTATGTGCTGGATCGGCTGGCTGAAGAGGCTCTGAAGGAGAGAGTGTTTTCCTGGAGAAG ACCAAACTACCCTACAGAGGAGATGGAAGAAGAGTCTGTGATAGAGGATGATGCAGAGCTGACTCTCAGTAAAGTGGAAGAGGAGATGACA GAGGAACCAGACGACTGTGAGGAAGAGAACGTCATGGATCTAGAGGCACTTAAATCAAGGACCAATCAAAGT GAGGCCAGACTATCTTCAAAGCCAGACAATATACTGGAATCAAACATGGACGCTGCCGAGTGGAATCTAGAGGTCGAGCGGGTTCTCCCACAACTGAAGGTCACAATCAGAACAGACCACAAG GACTGGAGGATCCACGTGGACCAAATGCATCAGCACAAAGACGGGATCAAATCATCTCTCAAGGAGGCCAAG GGCTACTTAGACAAGCTGCAGGAGGAGATCGGTAAGACACTGGAGAAGGTGGGCAGCAGAGAGAAATACATCAACAACCAGCTGGAACACCTTATCCAGGACTACCGCAGCGCCCAGTCCAAACTCAGCGAG GCACGGGAGTGCTACCAGCAGGGAAGTGGTGGAgttacagagaggaccagagttcTGGCTGAG ATCACAGAGGAGTTGGAGAAGGTGAAgcaggagatggaggagaagggcAGCAGTATGTCTGATGGAG CCCCGGTGGTGAAAATCAAGCAGAGTCTGACCAAGCTCAAGCAGGAGATTGTTCAGATGGACATTCGGATTGGAGTGGTAGAGCACACACTACTGCAGGCCAAGCTAAAGGAGAAGTCCAACATGACTCGAGACATGCACGCCACCAATATCCCAGAGTCTGCCATCGGCGCATACTGA
- the ift57 gene encoding intraflagellar transport protein 57 homolog isoform X2 encodes MVDDNRRGDDERGPGAAYQMFVVMEDLLDKLKLLDYEEEVLAKHNMKALSRHYFASSAYMPSNPGEQFFMFTIIASWLINAAGRPFEQPQEYDDPNATVSNILSQLRAFGGLVDFPPSKLKAGSGEHVCYVLDRLAEEALKERVFSWRRPNYPTEEMEEESVIEDDAELTLSKVEEEMTEEPDDCEEENVMDLEALKSRTNQSEARLSSKPDNILESNMDAAEWNLEVERVLPQLKVTIRTDHKDWRIHVDQMHQHKDGIKSSLKEAKGYLDKLQEEIGKTLEKVGSREKYINNQLEHLIQDYRSAQSKLSEARECYQQGSGGVTERTRVLAEVSDHITHSKPQYAGHSRPMFS; translated from the exons atggtagatgacAATAGACGAGGGGACGATGAACGGGGTCCTGGAGCAGCATATCAAATGTTCGTGGTTATGGAGGACCTGCTGGACAAATTGAAGCTTCTGGATTATGAAGAGGAAGTTCTGGCAAAGCACAACATGAAAGCTCTATCCAG GCATTACTTTGCATCCAGTGCCTACATGCCATCAAATCCAGGGGAGCAATTCTTCATGTTTACCATAATTGCGTCTTGGCTCATCAATGCAGCAGGGAGACCCTTCGAGCAGCCTCAGGAGTATGACGACCCCAACGCCACTGTGTCCAACATTCTCTCACAGTTGAGAGCTTTT GGAGGACTGGTAGACTTTCCTCCCTCCAAACTAAAAGCTGGTTCAGGGGAACATGTTTGCTATGTGCTGGATCGGCTGGCTGAAGAGGCTCTGAAGGAGAGAGTGTTTTCCTGGAGAAG ACCAAACTACCCTACAGAGGAGATGGAAGAAGAGTCTGTGATAGAGGATGATGCAGAGCTGACTCTCAGTAAAGTGGAAGAGGAGATGACA GAGGAACCAGACGACTGTGAGGAAGAGAACGTCATGGATCTAGAGGCACTTAAATCAAGGACCAATCAAAGT GAGGCCAGACTATCTTCAAAGCCAGACAATATACTGGAATCAAACATGGACGCTGCCGAGTGGAATCTAGAGGTCGAGCGGGTTCTCCCACAACTGAAGGTCACAATCAGAACAGACCACAAG GACTGGAGGATCCACGTGGACCAAATGCATCAGCACAAAGACGGGATCAAATCATCTCTCAAGGAGGCCAAG GGCTACTTAGACAAGCTGCAGGAGGAGATCGGTAAGACACTGGAGAAGGTGGGCAGCAGAGAGAAATACATCAACAACCAGCTGGAACACCTTATCCAGGACTACCGCAGCGCCCAGTCCAAACTCAGCGAG GCAAGGGAGTGCTACCAGCAGGGAAGTGGTGGAgttacagagaggaccagagttcTGGCTGAGGTCAGTGACCACATCACCCACAGTAAACCACAGTATGCAGGTCATTCTCGTCCCATGTTCTCATAA